The following coding sequences are from one Salvia hispanica cultivar TCC Black 2014 chromosome 3, UniMelb_Shisp_WGS_1.0, whole genome shotgun sequence window:
- the LOC125214037 gene encoding tubby-like F-box protein 5, producing the protein MSFKSILRELRDGIGSMSRRGVEGKHWRSHTRSFVAPDVTLSEPIEQGQWANLPPELLLDIIRRVEESETAWPARAVVVSCASVCRSWRDVTKDIVKTPEECGRLTFPISLKQPGPRDAPVQCFIKRDRATSTYRLCFGLTPSEAESDKLLLTARKMRRATSTDFLISLVADDFSRASNTYVGKLRSNFLGTKFTIYDSQSPNDAAIQHRSRHSRRFNAKQVSPKLPAYNYSVATISYELNVLRTRGPRRMHCTMLSIPVSSIQEGGIAPTPTSFPQYNEDKSSVLKVSKEKEPAISFSSPNLTTSPVQTHSGEALVLKNKAPRWHEHLQCWCLNFKGRVTVASVKNFQLVARIDPLLNIPAAEHDKVILQFGKIGKDIFTMDYRYPLSAFQAFAICLSSFDTKPACE; encoded by the exons ATGTCATTCAAGAGCATTTTACGGGAGCTGAGAGATGGGATTGGCAGCATGTCAAGGAGAGGTGTGGAGGGGAAGCACTGGCGCAGCCATACGAGGTCTTTTGTAGCCCCTGATGTAACTCTTTCAGAGCCAATAGAGCAAGGGCAGTGGGCAAATTTACCACCGGAGTTGCTTTTGGATATCATCAGGAGGGTTGAAGAGAGTGAGACTGCTTGGCCTGCAAGGGCAGTTGTCGTTTCTTGTGCATCAGTCTGTAGATCTTGGAGGGATGTTACCAAGGATATTGTTAAAACCCCTGAGGAATGTGGGAGATTGACGTTCCCCATTTCATTAAAGCAG CCGGGACCTCGAGATGCTCCAGTCCAATGCTTTATCAAGAGGGATAGAGCAACATCTACCTATCGCCTGTGTTTTGGCCTGACTCCCT CTGAAGCCGAGAGTGATAAATTATTGCTGACAGCCAGAAAGATGAGAAGGGCAACAAGCACAGATTTCTTAATTTCTCTGGTTGCTGATGATTTTTCTAGAGCCAGCAACACTTATGTTGGAAAACTTAG ATCTAATTTCCTGGGTACTAAGTTTACCATATATGACAGCCAATCTCCAAATGATGCTGCAATTCAGCATAGGAGTCGGCACAGTCGAAGATTTAATGCTAAGCAAGTTTCTCCAAAATTACCTGCTTATAACTACAGTGTGGCCACCATTTCCTATGAACTCAATGTTCTTCGCACAAGAGGTCCTAGAAGAATGCATTGCACGATGCTCTCTATTCCAGTCTCTTCTATTCAGGAGGGGGGCATTGCCCCAACCCCGACATCATTTCCTCAGTATAATGAGGACAAGTCCTCAGTCCTAAAGGtttcaaaagaaaaggagCCAGCTATATCTTTCAGCTCCCCGAACCTGACAACTTCACCAGTACAAACACATTCTGGAGAGGCGCTCGTTCTGAAAAACAAGGCTCCGAGGTGGCATGAACACTTACAATGCTGGTGCCTGAATTTCAAAGGCCGTGTAACAGTAGCATCTGTTAAAAACTTCCAGCTTGTGGCCCGTATTGACCCTCTGCTAAACATTCCTGCTGCAGAACATGACAAGGTGATTTTGCAGTTTGGAAAGATTGGGAAAGACATTTTTACCATGGACTATCGCTACCCACTCTCTGCATTTCAAGCTTTTGCAATTTGCTTGAGCAGCTTCGACACCAAACCGGCCTGTGAATGA
- the LOC125214667 gene encoding putative glucose-6-phosphate 1-epimerase: MESSRLNLDNVKVANGLGNLPKIILTCIHGSDAEVYLHGGCVTSWKVDGKELLFLRPDAIFNGEKPISGGIPHCFPQFGPGPLQQHGFARNMEWSIVCVENMQMNPCVTLELKDSPYSRSMWDYGFHALYKVTLHKDTLSTQITITNTDHTPFSFTTALHTYFKASAEEASVKCLKGCKTLNKEPDPRNPVEGKEERDVVTFLGFVDCIYLDAPDEVHLDNGLGDSITIRNTNWSDAVLWNPYVTMESCYKDFVCVENAKIGEIELQPNQSWTGVQHLTKA; the protein is encoded by the exons ATGGAGTCATCAAGGCTAAATCTTGATAATGTGAAAGTGGCTAATGGTTTGGGAAATCTACCCAAGATCATTTTAACTTGTATCCATGGAAG TGATGCAGAGGTATATCTACATGGAGGGTGTGTTACATCCTGGAAAGTCGATGGCAAAGAACTTCTTTTTCTTCGTCCCGATGCCATATTTAACGGTGAGAAGCCCATTAG TGGAGGAATACCACACTGTTTCCCTCAGTTTGGTCCTGGCCCATTGCAGCAG CATGGATTCGCAAGGAACATGGAGTGGTCGATCGTTTGTGTTGAAAATATGCAAATGAATCCATGTGTAACTCTGGAGCTTAAAGACAGTCCGTACAGCCGTAGTATGTGGGATTATGGTTTTCATGCTCTATACAAG GTGACTCTACACAAAGACACTCTCTCAACACAGATTACAATCACAAATACTGATCACACCCCATTTTCATTTACTACTGCCTTGCATACATACTTTAAA GCTTCTGCAGAAGAGGCCTCTGTTAAATGTTTAAAAGGTTGCAAGACATTGAACAAAGAACCTGATCCAAGAAATCCAGTGGAGGGTAAGGAGGAAAG GGATGTTGTCACATTTCTGGGATTTGTAGACTGCATCTACCTTGATGCTCCTGATGAAGTTCACCTGGATAATGGCTTGGGTGATTCCATTACAATTAGGAATACCAA TTGGTCTGATGCTGTTCTGTGGAATCCTTATGTGACGATGGAATCATGTTACAAAGATTTCGTGTGTGTTGAAAATGCCAAG ATTGGAGAAATCGAGCTACAACCTAACCAATCATGGACTGGTGTGCAACATTTGACCAAGGCCTGA
- the LOC125214666 gene encoding protein MODIFIED TRANSPORT TO THE VACUOLE 1-like, with protein sequence MDQGRRAVESYWRSKLIDVATSDEDKVTPVYKLEEICDLLRASHISIVKEVSQFILKRLDHKSPIVKQKALRVIKYAVGKSSAEFKREMQRNSVSVRQLIHYRGQPDPLKGDALNKAVRETAQETLSTLFSSDDSTAAPTESSLRSRIQGFGNTNYEMPSDDRKSFISEVVDIGSATIKHGFSSFKQSPSIRKSNDTGSYRSPNLERSLTRENDRYEGLGSQAEYNSSSRFSENAGTVSWDKEISTSHSESSNGDPAVTYSQKTREEKLLETIVTSTGMRLQPTRDALHVFLVEASKVDAKSLAHAIEMKLRSPMWQVRMKAICVLEAVLRKKNELHFSVIASYFGNDKDSVVQCSESPQASLREKATKVLSLLGGEQNGSGTNQFKQPSKIPQPSIIPDMINTGDPGDLLGMEDPEKAASEPTITNAPPSVAPLINDLLGDNSYSSESTDKLNVDDDPFADVSFHISQDKDRFANLFSGVALDMSGASEATVAAHKNVSEPFNLLNSSSEVFMEQGTSSEYATNLMDDMLANGNNPSVKKNANKDEDVFHGLVSSTPNKSPNVALNSEFPLRAGDMNVNPIFPPGAQAYNIPSGFGVNPAFASQPMNYSAMGNHFAQQQFLAAMSNFHQLGNLQSSTTINSPGPVGVDAAPFPDIFNPGMATQPPTSLMNGSKKEDTKAFDFISDHMALVRETKRMT encoded by the exons ATGGACCAGGGCAGGAGGGCAGTAGAGTCGTACTGGAGGTCCAAGTTGATCGACGTCGCGACATCCGATGAGGATAAGGTCACTCCGGTTTACAAATTGGAGGAAATATGCGATTTGCTGAGGGCTTCGCACATCTCCATTGTTAAAGAGGTCTCCCAATTCATCCTCAAACGGCTCGATCACAAATCGCCGATTGTTAAACAGAAG GCATTAAGGGTAATAAAATATGCTGTGGGTAAGTCAAGTGCAGAGTTCAAAAGGGAGATGCAAAGGAATTCTGTTTCAGTACGGCAGTTAATCCACTACAGGGGCCAGCCAGATCCTCTGAAGGGTGATGCGTTAAACAAGGCTGTGCGAGAAACCGCACAAGAAACattatctactttattttcatcaGATGATAGCACAGCTGCGCCTACAGAAAGTAGTCTTCGCAGTCGGATACAAGGATTTGGAAACACCAACTATGAAATGCCATCAGATGATAGAAAGTCGTTCATCAGTGAGGTTGTTGACATCGGAAGTGCTACAATTAAACATGGATTTAGTAGTTTTAAACAGTCTCCTTCCATAAGGAAAAGTAATGACACTGGAAGTTACAGAAGCCCAAACCTTGAGCGATCTTTGACCAGAGAAAATGATAGGTATGAAGGGCTTGGGTCTCAGGCCGAATATAACAGCTCCTCTCGGTTTTCAGAAAATGCTGGTACTGTAAGCTGGGATAAAGAGATTTCGACAAGCCATTCAGAAAGTAGTAATGGAGACCCTGCTGTGACTTACAGCCAAAAAACTCGTGAAGAGAAATTGTTGGAGACCATAGTGACATCAACTGGTATGCGCCTACAGCCTACTCGAGATGCACTTCATGTTTTCCTGGTGGAAGCCTCAAAAGTAGATGCCAAATCATTAGCGCATGCCATTGAAATGAAACTGAGGTCTCCTATGTGGCAG GTCCGCATGAAAGCCATATGTGTCCTTGAGGCAGTAttgaggaagaagaatgagTTGCATTTTTCAGTTATTGCTTCATACTTTGGCAACGATAAAGATTCTGTGGTGCAATGCTCTGAATCTCCCCAAGCATCTTTGAGGGAGAAAGCAACTAAG GTATTGAGTCTTCTGGGTGGTGAACAAAATGGCAGTGGAACCAACCAATTCAAGCAACCGAGTAAGATTCCCCAGCCTTCAATTATACCAGATATGATAAACACTGGTGACCCAGGTGATCTTCTTGGCATGGAAGATCCAGAAAAAGCAGCGAGTGAGCCAACAATAACAAATGCACCACCATCTGTTGCTCCGCTGATCAATGACTTACTTGGCGACAATTCCTACAGTTCTGAGAGCACCGACAAGCTGAACGTTGATGATGACCCATTTGCAGATGTTTCCTTCCACATAAGTCAAGATAAGGACCGGTTtgctaatttattttctgGGGTGGCTCTTGATATGTCAGGGGCCTCTGAGGCCACTGTCGCAGCTCATAAAAATGTATCTGAACCATTCAACCTTTTGAATTCTAGTTCTGAGGTCTTCATGGAGCAAGGAACTTCTAGTGAATATGCTACCAACTTGATGGACGATATGCTCGCGAATGGAAATAATCCCTCtgtaaagaaaaatgcaaataaagACGAGGATGTGTTCCATGGTTTAGTATCGAGTACACCTAATAAAAGTCCTAATGTTGCTTTAAATAGTGAATTTCCTCTGCGAGCTGGTGATATGAATGTAAATCCCATATTCCCCCCGGGTGCTCAGGCATATAATATCCCTTCTGGTTTTGGGGTCAATCCTGCATTTGCTTCTCAGCCAATGAATTATAGTGCCATGGGGAATCACTTTGCTCAACAACAGTTTTTAGCTGCAATGTCCAACTTCCACCAACTAGGAAATCTACAATCCAGTACTACTATCAATTCTCCTGGACCTGTAGGAGTGGATGCAGCACCCTTTCCAGATATTTTTAATCCTGGCATGGCTACCCAACCTCCGACTTCATTGATGAATGGATCAAAAAAAGAGGATACAAAAGCATTTGATTTTATCTCG GATCATATGGCCTTGGTTCGTGAAACCAAACGCATGACTTGA
- the LOC125216296 gene encoding benzyl alcohol O-benzoyltransferase-like, which translates to MASINGGASFKVSRKSPELIRAAKPTPHELRILSDIDDQDGLRFQMPLALIYRYSPSMEGRDPVRVIRDAVAKALVFYYPFAGRLREVATRKLVVECTGEGVLFIEADADATLQQLGTLLPPIQNLHELLYDVPGSAGVIDCPLMLIQVTRLLCGGFVFAWRYNHTMADGAGIHQFIKAVCELARGAERPSVIPVWERHILCARYPPRETMRHPEHDIVVDTKRTTIAHDRVVRHFFFGPTEISTLRQSLPPHLQSCTKFQIVTACMWRCRTIATFSDPNEVFRVLCVMNIREQMNPPLPQGYYGNAIVYPAAVATAEMLLKNPLHYAVELVRKAIQGATEEFVKSVVDLMVLRGRPNLTGVQTYLVSSARVFEVDVGWGQPAYGGVARAGVDSFPRAVSYFMRIKNSNGEDGIMVPICLPPKAMDVLVDELQKMLPGRSSIASAL; encoded by the exons ATGGCGTCAATCAACGGTGGTGCAAGCTTCAAAGTAAGTAGGAAAAGTCCTGAGCTAATCCGGGCGGCGAAGCCCACTCCTCATGAATTGAGAATCCTCTCCGACATCGACGATCAAGACGGCCTCCGTTTTCAGATGCCGCTGGCGCTAATATACCGGTATAGCCCCTCCATGGAAGGGAGAGATCCTGTTAGGGTTATTCGCGATGCTGTCGCCAAGGCACTGGTCTTCTACTACCCCTTTGCCGGCCGGCTTAGGGAAGTAGCCACTAGGAAACTCGTGGTAGAGTGCACCGGCGAGGGGGTGTTGTTCATTGAGGCCGACGCCGACGCCACTCTGCAACAGCTTGGCACACTTCTACCGCCGATCCAAAACCTCCACGAGCTGCTCTACGATGTCCCTGGCTCCGCAGGAGTCATCGATTGCCCTTTGATGCTTATTCAG GTTACACGCTTACTATGTGGTGGATTCGTCTTTGCCTGGCGCTACAATCACACCATGGCCGACGGTGCAGGGATTCACCAATTCATAAAAGCAGTATGCGAACTAGCCCGTGGTGCTGAACGCCCTTCTGTTATACCAGTTTGGGAGAGACACATACTATGTGCTCGTTACCCACCACGCGAGACAATGAGACACCCTGAGCATGATATTGTGGTTGACACAAAGCGAACCACTATCGCACATGATCGCGTGGTGCGACATTTCTTCTTCGGTCCCACTGAGATCTCCACCCTTCGCCAGAGCTTACCTCCGCACCTCCAAAGTTGCACCAAGTTTCAAATTGTGACAGCCTGCATGTGGCGCTGCCGAACAATTGCCACCTTTTCTGACCCTAACGAAGTGTTTAGAGTGCTTTGTGTTATGAATATTCGTGAGCAAATGAACCCTCCTCTCCCACAAGGGTACTATGGTAACGCTATCGTTTACCCTGCAGCAGTCGCCACTGCTGAGATGTTATTGAAAAACCCATTGCATTATGCAGTAGAGCTAGTTAGGAAGGCGATACAAGGAGCAACGGAGGAGTTTGTTAAATCAGTGGTGGATTTGATGGTGTTGAGAGGGCGCCCAAATTTGACTGGGGTGCAAACTTATTTGGTGTCCTCTGCGAGAGTGTTTGAAGTGGATGTTGGTTGGGGGCAGCCCGCATACGGTGGAGTGGCAAGAGCTGGTGTGGATTCATTTCCGCGTGCAGTTAGTTATTTTATGCGCATTAAGAATAGCAATGGTGAGGATGGGATAATGGTCCCCATATGCTTACCGCCGAAAGCCATGGATGTACTCGTTGATGAGCTTCAGAAGATGCTGCCGGGTCGAAGCTCAATTGCTTCAGCGCTCTAA
- the LOC125216295 gene encoding benzyl alcohol O-benzoyltransferase-like isoform X1, whose protein sequence is MASINAGATFKVSRKNPELIRPAKPTPHELRILSDIDDQDGLRFQMPLVLIYRHSPSMEGRDPVRVIRDAVAKALVFYYPFAGRIREFATRKLVVECTSEGVLFVEADADATLQQLGTLLPPIQNLRELLYDVPGAAGVIDCPLMLIQVTRLLCGGFVLAWRYSHTMSDAGGILQFFTAVSELVRGAERPSVLPVWERHILCARYPPRVTLRHPEHDIVIDTKQTIIPHDRMMRHFFFGPTEISILHQSLPPHLHSCSRFQIVTACMWRCRTIATFSHPNEDVRLLCVVNIRKRLNPPLPEGYYGNAIVYPAAVTTAEKLLKNSLHYAVELVKKAIHEATEEYVKSVVDLMVLRGRPNLTGPRTYLVSYAKGFEEVDVGWGKPAYGGVARGGVDSFPRAVSYFMPFKNSKGEDGIMVPLCLPPKAMDVLIHELQKMLLGRSSIASAL, encoded by the exons ATGGCGTCAATCAACGCTGGTGCAACCTTTAAAGTAAGCAGGAAAAACCCCGAGCTAATCCGGCCGGCGAAGCCCACTCCTCATGAATTGAGAATCCTCTCCGACATCGACGACCAAGACGGCCTCCGTTTTCAGATGCCGCTGGTACTAATTTACCGGCATAGCCCCTCCATGGAAGGGAGAGATCCGGTTAGGGTTATCCGCGACGCTGTCGCCAAGGCACTGGTCTTCTACTACCCTTTCGCCGGCCGGATTAGGGAATTCGCCACCAGGAAACTCGTGGTGGAGTGCACCAGCGAGGGGGTGTTGTTCGTTGAGGCCGACGCCGACGCCACTCTGCAACAGCTCGGCACGCTTCTACCGCCGATCCAGAACCTGCGCGAGCTGCTCTACGATGTCCCCGGCGCCGCAGGAGTCATCGATTGCCCTTTGATGCTTATTCAG GTTACACGCTTACTCTGTGGTGGATTTGTCTTAGCCTGGCGCTACAGTCACACCATGAGCGACGCTGGAGGGATTCTCCAATTCTTCACAGCAGTAAGCGAACTTGTTCGTGGTGCTGAACGCCCTTCTGTTCTACCGGTTTGGGAGAGACACATCCTCTGTGCTCGTTACCCACCACGCGTGACACTGAGACACCCTGAGCATGATATCGTGATTGACACTAAGCAAACCATTATCCCACATGATCGCATGATGCGTCATTTTTTCTTCGGTCCAACTGAGATCTCCATCCTTCACCAGAGCTTACCTCCGCACCTCCACAGTTGCTCCAGGTTTCAAATTGTGACAGCCTGCATGTGGCGCTGCCGTACAATTGCCACCTTTTCTCACCCTAACGAAGATGTTAGATTGCTCTGTGTTGTGAATATTCGTAAGCGATTGAACCCACCTCTCCCAGAAGGGTACTATGGTAATGCTATTGTTTACCCTGCAGCAGTAACCACTGCtgagaagttgttgaaaaaCTCATTGCATTATGCAGTAGAGCTAGTGAAGAAGGCGATACATGAAGCAACAGAAGAATATGTGAAATCAGTTGTGGATTTGATGGTGTTGAGAGGACGACCGAATCTCACTGGGCCGCGAACTTATTTGGTGTCCTATGCAAAGGGTTTTGAAGAAGTGGATGTTGGTTGGGGAAAGCCCGCATACGGTGGAGTGGCAAGAGGGGGTGTGGATTCATTTCCGCGTGCAGTTAGTTATTTTATGCCCTTTAAGAATAGCAAGGGTGAGGATGGGATAATGGTCCCCTTATGCTTACCACCAAAAGCCATGGATGTACTCATCCATGAGCTTCAGAAGATGTTGCTTGGTCGAAGCTCAATTGCTTCAGCGCTGTAA
- the LOC125216295 gene encoding benzyl alcohol O-benzoyltransferase-like isoform X2, which yields MASINAGATFKVSRKNPELIRPAKPTPHELRILSDIDDQDGLRFQMPLVLIYRHSPSMEGRDPVRVIRDAVAKALVFYYPFAGRIREFATRKLVVECTSEGVLFVEADADATLQQLGTLLPPIQNLRELLYDVPGAAGVIDCPLMLIQVTRLLCGGFVLAWRYSHTMSDAGGILQFFTAVSELVRGAERPSVLPVWERHILCARYPPRVTLRHPEHDIVIDTKQTIIPHDRMMRHFFFGPTEISILHQSLPPHLHSCSRFQIVTACMWRCRTIATFSHPNEDVRLLCVVNIRKRLNPPLPEGYYVELVKKAIHEATEEYVKSVVDLMVLRGRPNLTGPRTYLVSYAKGFEEVDVGWGKPAYGGVARGGVDSFPRAVSYFMPFKNSKGEDGIMVPLCLPPKAMDVLIHELQKMLLGRSSIASAL from the exons ATGGCGTCAATCAACGCTGGTGCAACCTTTAAAGTAAGCAGGAAAAACCCCGAGCTAATCCGGCCGGCGAAGCCCACTCCTCATGAATTGAGAATCCTCTCCGACATCGACGACCAAGACGGCCTCCGTTTTCAGATGCCGCTGGTACTAATTTACCGGCATAGCCCCTCCATGGAAGGGAGAGATCCGGTTAGGGTTATCCGCGACGCTGTCGCCAAGGCACTGGTCTTCTACTACCCTTTCGCCGGCCGGATTAGGGAATTCGCCACCAGGAAACTCGTGGTGGAGTGCACCAGCGAGGGGGTGTTGTTCGTTGAGGCCGACGCCGACGCCACTCTGCAACAGCTCGGCACGCTTCTACCGCCGATCCAGAACCTGCGCGAGCTGCTCTACGATGTCCCCGGCGCCGCAGGAGTCATCGATTGCCCTTTGATGCTTATTCAG GTTACACGCTTACTCTGTGGTGGATTTGTCTTAGCCTGGCGCTACAGTCACACCATGAGCGACGCTGGAGGGATTCTCCAATTCTTCACAGCAGTAAGCGAACTTGTTCGTGGTGCTGAACGCCCTTCTGTTCTACCGGTTTGGGAGAGACACATCCTCTGTGCTCGTTACCCACCACGCGTGACACTGAGACACCCTGAGCATGATATCGTGATTGACACTAAGCAAACCATTATCCCACATGATCGCATGATGCGTCATTTTTTCTTCGGTCCAACTGAGATCTCCATCCTTCACCAGAGCTTACCTCCGCACCTCCACAGTTGCTCCAGGTTTCAAATTGTGACAGCCTGCATGTGGCGCTGCCGTACAATTGCCACCTTTTCTCACCCTAACGAAGATGTTAGATTGCTCTGTGTTGTGAATATTCGTAAGCGATTGAACCCACCTCTCCCAGAAGGGTACTATG TAGAGCTAGTGAAGAAGGCGATACATGAAGCAACAGAAGAATATGTGAAATCAGTTGTGGATTTGATGGTGTTGAGAGGACGACCGAATCTCACTGGGCCGCGAACTTATTTGGTGTCCTATGCAAAGGGTTTTGAAGAAGTGGATGTTGGTTGGGGAAAGCCCGCATACGGTGGAGTGGCAAGAGGGGGTGTGGATTCATTTCCGCGTGCAGTTAGTTATTTTATGCCCTTTAAGAATAGCAAGGGTGAGGATGGGATAATGGTCCCCTTATGCTTACCACCAAAAGCCATGGATGTACTCATCCATGAGCTTCAGAAGATGTTGCTTGGTCGAAGCTCAATTGCTTCAGCGCTGTAA
- the LOC125209662 gene encoding germin-like protein subfamily 1 member 7 encodes VGFVTSNPADPNQKNKLFTKYLNPGDVFVFPQGLIHFQFNVGKTNAVAFAGFGSQNPGTITIANAVFGSDPKINPDVLAKAFQVEKNIIDYLQAQFWSNYN; translated from the coding sequence GTCGGCTTCGTCACTTCCAACCCGGCCGATCCCAACCAGAAGAACAAGCTCTTCACCAAGTACTTGAACCCCGGGGATGTCTTTGTCTTCCCCCAGGGTCTTATCCACTTCCAGTTCAACGTCGGCAAGACCAATGCTGTAGCATTTGCTGGATTCGGCAGCCAGAATCCAGGCACCATAACCATTGCCAATGCTGTCTTCGGGTCGGATCCTAAGATCAACCCTGATGTGCTGGCCAAGGCTTTCCAGGTTGAGAAGAACATTATCGATTACCTCCAGGCTCAGTTCTGGTCTAACTATAACTAA